The Raphanus sativus cultivar WK10039 chromosome 2, ASM80110v3, whole genome shotgun sequence genome includes a region encoding these proteins:
- the LOC108841484 gene encoding ubiquitin C-terminal hydrolase 12 isoform X1 — translation MTMVTPPPVDQQEDEEMLVPHSDLVDGTAQPMEVSEAETAVSTVENQPAEEPPTLKFTWTIPHFSRINTRKQYSDVFVVGGYKWRILIFPKGNNVDHLSMYLDVADAASLPYGWSRYAQFSLAVVNQVHTRYTIRKETQHQFNARESDWGFTSFMPLSELYDPTRGYLANDTVYIEAEVVVRKVLDYWSYDSKKETGFVGLKNQGATCYMNSLLQTLYHIPYFRKAVYHMPTTENDAPTASIPLALQSLFYKLQYNDTSVATKELTKSFGWDTYDSFMQHDVQELNRVLCEKLEDKMKGTVVEGTIQQLFEGHHMNYIECINVDYKSTRKESFYDLQLDVKGCKDVYASFDKYVEVERLEGDNKYHAEGHGLQDAKKGVLFIDFPPVLQLQLKRFEYDFMRDSMVKINDRYEFPLELDLDREDGKYLSPDADRSVRNLYTLHSVLVHSGGVHGGHYYAFIRPTLSDQWYKFDDERVTKEDLKRALEEQYGGEEELPQTNPGFNNPPFKFTKYSNAYMLVYIRESDKDKIICNVDEKDIAEHLRVRLKKEQEEKEDKRKYKAQAHLFTIIKVARDQDLKEQIGKDIYFDLVDHDKVRSFRIQKQTPFQQFKEEVAKEFGIPVQCQRFWIWAKRQNHTYRPNRPLTPQEELQPVGQIREASNKANTAELKLFLEVELLDERPIPPPEKSKEDILLFFKLYDPEKPELRYVGRLMVKSSSKPMDITGKLNEMAGFAPDEEIELFEEIKFEPGVMCEHLDKKNSFRLCQIEDGDIICFQKPVVNKEIECRYPAVPSFLEYVQNRQLVRFRALEKPKEDEFVLELSKLHSYDDVVERVAQKLGLDDPSKLRLTSHNCYSQQPKPQPIKYRGVERLSDMLVHYNQTSDILYYEVLDIPLPELQGLKTLKVAFHHSTKEEVVIHNIRLPKQSTVGDVINELKTKVELSHPDADLRILEVFYHKIYKIFPLTERIENINDQYWTLRAEEIPEEEKNIGPNDRLILVYHFAKETGQNQQVQNFGEPFFLVIHEGETLEEIKNRIQKKLHVSDEDFAKWKFAFMSMGRPEYLQDSDVVYNRFQRRDVYGAFEQYLGLEHTDTSPKRAYTANQNRHAYEKPVKIYN, via the exons ATGACTATGGTGACTCCGCCTCCCGTTGAT CAGCAAGAGGATGAGGAGATGCTTGTTCCCCATTCAGATTTGGTCGATGGTACTGCTCAGCCTATGGAAG TGTCCGAAGCTGAGACTGCTGTGAGTACCGTGGAGAACCAGCCAGCTGAGGAGCCTCCCACTCTGAAATTCACGTGGACTATCCCACACTTCTCTAGGATTAACACGAGGAAGCAGTACTCCGATGTGTTTGTTGTTGGAGGTTACAAATG GCGCATATTGATTTTCCCGAAAGGGAACAATGTTGACCATTTGTCCATGTACTTGGATGTTGCTGATGCTGCGAGTTTGCCTTACGGTTGGAGCAGATATGCTCAGTTCAGCCTCGCTGTTGTCAATCAAGTCCACACCAGATACACCATTAGAAAAG AAACGCAACATCAATTCAATGCGAGAGAAAGCGATTGGGGATTTACGTCATTCATGCCTCTTAGCGAACTTTATGATCCTACTAGAGGATATTTGGCGAATGATACTGTTTACATTGAAGCTGAAGTCGTTGTGCGTAAGGTTCTTGATTATTGGTCTTACGACTCTAAAAAGGAGACCGGGTTTGTTGGTCTCAAGAACCAAGGTGCAACTTGTTACATGAATTCTCTTCTGCAGACACTATACCACATTCCTTACTTCAGAAAG GCTGTATACCACATGCCAACAACTGAGAACGATGCGCCCACAGCAAGTATACCTTTGGCTCTCCAAAGTTTGTTTTACAAGCTCCAATATAACGACACCAGTGTTGCGACAAAAGAGCTGACAAAGTCGTTTGGTTGGGACACATATGATTCTTTCATGCAACATGATGTCCAAGAACTCAATCGAGTTCTCTGCGAGAAACTTGAGGACAAAATGAAG GGAACTGTTGTGGAGGGAACAATACAACAGCTATTTGAAGGCCACCATATGAATTATATCGAGTGCATAAATGTAGATTACAAATCTACACGGAAAGAATCATTTTATG ACCTTCAGCTGGATGTTAAAGGCTGCAAGGATGTTTATGCTTCTTTTGACAAATATGTTGAAGTTGAACGCCTTGAAGGAGACAACAAATATCATGCAGAAGGACATGGATTACAG GATGCAAAAAAGGGTGTTCTTTTCATAGACTTTCCACCTGTTCTTCAGCTCCAGCTCAAAAGGTTTGAATATGACTTCATGAGGGATTCCATGGTGAAG ATAAATGATCGGTATGAATTTCCGCTGGAACTGGACCTTGATAGAGAGGATGGGAAGTATTTATCCCCTGATGCTGACAGGAGTGTCCGCAACCTGTATACACTTCACAG TGTCTTAGTTCATAGTGGAGGAGTACATGGTGGGCATTATTACGCATTTATAAGGCCCACGCTGTCAGATCAATG GTATAAATTTGATGATGAACGAGTAACCAAGGAGGATTTGAAAAGGGCATTGGAGGAGCAATATGGTGGTGAAGAAGAG CTACCACAGACTAATCCCGGTTTCAATAACCCTCCTTTCAAATTCACAAAGTACTCGAATGCATATATGCTTGTATATATCCGGGAAAGTGACAAAGATAAAATAATCTGCAACGTTGATGAGAAAGACATTGCTGAACACTTAAGG GTGAGGCTGAAGAAGGAacaagaagaaaaggaagacaaaagaaaatacaagGCACAAGCTCACCTCTTTACGATAATTAAG GTTGCAAGAGATCAAGACCTTAAGGAACAAATTGGAAAGGatatatattttgatcttgTTGATCATGACAAAGTTCGTAGTTTCCGGATCCAGAAACAGACACCGTTTCAACAGTTTAAG GAGGAGGTGGCCAAAGAATTTGGTATACCTGTTCAGTGTCAGAGGTTCTGGATCTGGGCAAAGCGACAAAACCATACCTATCGTCCCAATCGCCCACTTACACCTCAGGAGGAATTACAACCG GTTGGACAAATTAGAGAGGCATCTAACAAGGCAAACACTGCCGAACTTAAGCTGTTTTTGGAAGTAGAGCTTCTG GATGAACGTCCTATTCCTCCGCCGgaaaaatcaaaagaagatattcttcttttctttaagCTTTATGACCCCGAGAAGCCAGAGTTAAG GTATGTTGGCAGACTGATGGTGAAAAGTTCCAGTAAGCCTATGGATATAACTGGAAAACTGAATGAAATGGCTGGCTTTGCTCCTGATGAAGAAATAGAACTTTTTGAG GAAATCAAGTTTGAGCCTGGTGTTATGTGCGAACACCTGGATAAGAAAAATTCATTCAGATTGTGTCAA ATCGAAGATGGAGATATCATTTGCTTTCAGAAACCTGTTGTTAACAAGGAGATTGAATGCCGCTACCCAGCTGTGCCTTCGTTTCTTGAATATGTCCAGAATCGACAG CTGGTCCGATTTCGTGCTCTGGAAAAACCTAAAGAAGATGAATTCGTTCTGGAGTT gTCAAAGTTGCACAGTTATGACGATGTGGTGGAAAGAGTGGCTCAGAAGCTTGGTCTTGACGATCCATCCAAACTTAGGCTTACATCTCACAATTGCTATTCCCAGCAACCCAAGCCTCAGCCTATAAAATACCGTGGAGTAGAGCGTTTGTCAGACATGTTAGTCCACTACAATCAG ACGTCGGATATTTTGTATTATGAAGTTCTTGACATTCCTCTTCCAGAATTGCAAGGTCTTAAAACCTTAAAAGTCGCTTTCCATCATTCCACGAAGGAAGAA GTGGTAATCCACAATATCAGACTACCTAAACAAAGCACAGTCGGAGATGTTATCAATGAATTAAAAACAAAG GTGGAGCTCTCGCATCCAGATGCAGATTTGAGAATACTTGAGGTGTTCTACCACAAGATCTACAAG ATTTTTCCATTAACGGAAAGAATTGAGAATATAAACGACCAATACTGGACTTTGCGAGCTGAAGAG ATTCCGGAAGAAGAGAAAAACATTGGTCCAAATGATCGCTTAATTCTTGTGTACCACTTTGCTAAGGAGACTGGACAGAATCAG CAAGTGCAAAACTTTGGGGAGCCCTTTTTCTTGGTAATCCATGAAGGTGAAACTCTTGAAGAAATTAAGAACCGTATCCAAAAGAAGCTTCATGTATCAGATGAGGACTTTGCCAAG TGGAAGTTTGCCTTCATGTCAATGGGACGTCCGGAGTATTTGCAGGACTCAGATGTTGTTTACAATCGCTTTCAG AGAAGAGATGTGTATGGTGCTTTTGAGCAGTATCTCGGTTTGGAGCACACTGATACTTCTCCTAAGAGGGCTTATACTGCAAACCAG AACCGACACGCTTATGAGAAGCCGGTGAAGATATACAATTAG
- the LOC108841485 gene encoding histone-lysine N-methyltransferase ATXR4: MSRFALGRYNRYLSRLKPLPHLNKPLLFSSTATSSQDGAACQTGPPPIRVGLTESAGRAVFATRRINSGDLIHTAKPVLACPSLLSLDSVCYLCLKKLVGSAKFEDRGVSYCSQECQDNAKGFYDVETRGDWSSFVDYCRTHNFKYPLMVKRLSCMVISGALSADCLDILQPATLSSAMLSKIEDGYGLLWNAFRKANFTEDDVAFLTKQWYTGILARIRINAFRIDLVGGSCGEDLLSLAAASVEGEGSVGHAVYMLPSFYNHDCDPNAHIFWLQNADARLMTLRDVEEGEELRICYIDASMGYEARQTLLSQGFGFCCNCLRCQSRD; this comes from the exons ATGTCACGGTTTGCTTTAGGTCGTTACAACCGTTACCTCTCCCGCCTTAAGCCTCTACCTCATCTGAACAAGCCTTTGCTTTTCTCTTCCACTGCTACCTCGAGTCAAGATGGTGCCGCTTGCCAGACCGGTCCGCCACCGATCCGGGTCGGACTCACCGAGTCAGCGGGTCGGGCTGTTTTCGCAACTCGTAGAATTAATTCCGGAGATCTTATACACACGGCGAAGCCTGTCTTAGCTTGCCCTTCCCTCCTCTCCCTCGACTCAGTCTGCTATCTTTGCCTCAAGAAACTCGTGGGCTCTGCTAAGTTTGAAGATCGTGGAGTCTCGTATTGCAGCCAAGAGTGCCAAGACAACGCAAAG GGGTTTTATGATGTTGAAACTAGAGGAGATTGGTCAAGTTTTGTTGATTATTGTAG GACGCACAACTTCAAGTACCCGCTTATGGTCAAGAGGTTGAGTTGTATGGTAATTTCAGGTGCCCTGTCCGCAGACTGTCTTGACATACTTCAACCAGCTACATTATCTTCCGCGATGCTTTCAAAA ATAGAGGACGGTTATGGCTTGCTATGGAATGCATTCAGGAAGGCAAATTTCACGGAAGATGATGTTGCTT TTTTAACTAAACAATGGTATACGGGTATTCTCGCCCGGATCCGTATCAATGCATTTCGAATTGATCTGGTTGGAGGCTCATGTGGTGAAGACCTTCTTTCACTGGCTGCAGCTTCTGTTGAAGGTGAAGGTTCAGTTGGCCATGCCGTTTATATGCTACCTTCCTTCTACAATCATGACTGTG ACCCCAACGCACACATATTCTGGTTGCAGAACGCAGATGCAAGGTTGATGACTCTCCGCGATGTCGAAGAAG GGGAAGAGCTTCGGATATGTTATATAGATGCAAGCATGGGATATGAGGCTCGGCAAACACTACTCTCTCAAGGCTTTGGCTTCTGCTGCAACTGCTTACGCTGCCAGTCTAGGGACTGA
- the LOC108817297 gene encoding myosin-binding protein 7 yields MDTLTCCDCGRDCSSHIPSSSNAKVQIENECQLLRETVAAQQDSIQDLYAELDEERNAASTAANEAMSMILRLQREKAEVEMELRQFKRFSEERMEHDRQELLALEDLVYRREQTIQALSFEAQGYRHRMMSYGVSEDEVYDDVDKRDTCDDEYYYEEYPPLKCSLNENPEEVDVDVEKYALTDDSPLKSLELRISQMEKVPSFGEKVVVVGNGQSPRRQRHFRKVSTCSSSSLLGTNRNQMPGFSSLVDDDDDMNDRVYTIDSVHQGVSHSGVVAEEKVRDDTAVDGCGGELNQPDPDIVKLYARMQALEADRESMRQAIVSMRTEKAQMVLLKEIAQHLSKDVIPERRLPLRKASIVGVFSFLSVFKWITSFVFWRKKARRSKYMNGVQGNNMGLEMLLENTPRIRQWRCLSSTQV; encoded by the exons ATGGATACGCTCACATGCTGCGACTGTGGACGCGATTGCTCCTCTCATATCCCCTCTTCCTCCAACGCCAAAGTCCAAATCGAGAACGAATGCCAGCTCCTACGCGAAACCGTCGCCGCTCAGCAAGACTCGATCCAGGACCTATACGCGGAGCTCGACGAAGAGCGTAACGCCGCCTCCACCGCCGCGAACGAGGCCATGTCCATGATCCTGAGGCTGCAGAGGGAGAAGGCCGAGGTCGAGATGGAGCTGAGGCAGTTCAAGCGATTCTCCGAGGAGAGGATGGAGCACGACCGGCAAGAGCTGCTGGCTCTCGAGGATCTGGTGTATAGAAGGGAGCAGACGATCCAGGCCTTGAGTTTCGAGGCTCAGGGTTATAGGCATAGGATGATGAGTTATGGTGTTAGCGAAGATGAGGTTTATGATGACGTGGACAAGAGGGACACGTGTGATGATGAGTATTATTATGAGGAGTATCCTCCTCTTAAGTGTAGTTTGAATGAGAATCCTGAGGAGGTTGATGTTGATGTTGAGAAGTATGCGTTGACTGATGATTCGCCTTTGAAGAGTTTGGAGCTAAGGATAAGTCAGATGGAGAAGGTTCCTAGCTTTGGAGagaaggtggtggtggttgGTAATGGTCAGAGTCCTAGGCGTCAGAGACATTTTAGGAAGGTTTCCACTTGTAGTTCAAGTTCGCTTTTGGGAACTAATAGGAACCAAATGCCTGGTTTTTCTTCtcttgttgatgatgatgatgatatgaaTGATAGAGTCTATACCATTGACTCTGTTCATCAGGGTGTATCTCACAGTGGTGTTGTTGCTGAGGAGAAGGTTAGGGATGATACAGCTGTTGATGGCTGTGGAGGAGAGTTGAATCAGCCGGATCCTGATATAGTGAAACTCTATGCGAGGATGCAAGCGTTAGAGGCTGACAGGGAGTCGATGAGGCAGGCGATTGTGTCGATGAGGACTGAGAAAGCTCAGATGGTTCTCTTGAAAGAAATTGCGCAGCATCTGTCCAAGGATGTTATTCCAGAGCGGAGGTTACCTCTGCGGAAAGCATCTATTGTTGGAGTATTCAGTTTCCTATCTGTCTTTAAg TGGATCACATCTTTTGTTTTCTGGAGAAAGAAGGCTCGTCGAAGCAA GTACATGAACGGGGTGCAAGGGAACAACATGGGTTTGGAAATGCTTCTAGAAAATACGCCTCGGATACGGCAATGGAGATGTCTTTCAAGCACGCAAGTGTGA
- the LOC108841484 gene encoding ubiquitin C-terminal hydrolase 12 isoform X2 gives MTMVTPPPVDQEDEEMLVPHSDLVDGTAQPMEVSEAETAVSTVENQPAEEPPTLKFTWTIPHFSRINTRKQYSDVFVVGGYKWRILIFPKGNNVDHLSMYLDVADAASLPYGWSRYAQFSLAVVNQVHTRYTIRKETQHQFNARESDWGFTSFMPLSELYDPTRGYLANDTVYIEAEVVVRKVLDYWSYDSKKETGFVGLKNQGATCYMNSLLQTLYHIPYFRKAVYHMPTTENDAPTASIPLALQSLFYKLQYNDTSVATKELTKSFGWDTYDSFMQHDVQELNRVLCEKLEDKMKGTVVEGTIQQLFEGHHMNYIECINVDYKSTRKESFYDLQLDVKGCKDVYASFDKYVEVERLEGDNKYHAEGHGLQDAKKGVLFIDFPPVLQLQLKRFEYDFMRDSMVKINDRYEFPLELDLDREDGKYLSPDADRSVRNLYTLHSVLVHSGGVHGGHYYAFIRPTLSDQWYKFDDERVTKEDLKRALEEQYGGEEELPQTNPGFNNPPFKFTKYSNAYMLVYIRESDKDKIICNVDEKDIAEHLRVRLKKEQEEKEDKRKYKAQAHLFTIIKVARDQDLKEQIGKDIYFDLVDHDKVRSFRIQKQTPFQQFKEEVAKEFGIPVQCQRFWIWAKRQNHTYRPNRPLTPQEELQPVGQIREASNKANTAELKLFLEVELLDERPIPPPEKSKEDILLFFKLYDPEKPELRYVGRLMVKSSSKPMDITGKLNEMAGFAPDEEIELFEEIKFEPGVMCEHLDKKNSFRLCQIEDGDIICFQKPVVNKEIECRYPAVPSFLEYVQNRQLVRFRALEKPKEDEFVLELSKLHSYDDVVERVAQKLGLDDPSKLRLTSHNCYSQQPKPQPIKYRGVERLSDMLVHYNQTSDILYYEVLDIPLPELQGLKTLKVAFHHSTKEEVVIHNIRLPKQSTVGDVINELKTKVELSHPDADLRILEVFYHKIYKIFPLTERIENINDQYWTLRAEEIPEEEKNIGPNDRLILVYHFAKETGQNQQVQNFGEPFFLVIHEGETLEEIKNRIQKKLHVSDEDFAKWKFAFMSMGRPEYLQDSDVVYNRFQRRDVYGAFEQYLGLEHTDTSPKRAYTANQNRHAYEKPVKIYN, from the exons ATGACTATGGTGACTCCGCCTCCCGTTGAT CAAGAGGATGAGGAGATGCTTGTTCCCCATTCAGATTTGGTCGATGGTACTGCTCAGCCTATGGAAG TGTCCGAAGCTGAGACTGCTGTGAGTACCGTGGAGAACCAGCCAGCTGAGGAGCCTCCCACTCTGAAATTCACGTGGACTATCCCACACTTCTCTAGGATTAACACGAGGAAGCAGTACTCCGATGTGTTTGTTGTTGGAGGTTACAAATG GCGCATATTGATTTTCCCGAAAGGGAACAATGTTGACCATTTGTCCATGTACTTGGATGTTGCTGATGCTGCGAGTTTGCCTTACGGTTGGAGCAGATATGCTCAGTTCAGCCTCGCTGTTGTCAATCAAGTCCACACCAGATACACCATTAGAAAAG AAACGCAACATCAATTCAATGCGAGAGAAAGCGATTGGGGATTTACGTCATTCATGCCTCTTAGCGAACTTTATGATCCTACTAGAGGATATTTGGCGAATGATACTGTTTACATTGAAGCTGAAGTCGTTGTGCGTAAGGTTCTTGATTATTGGTCTTACGACTCTAAAAAGGAGACCGGGTTTGTTGGTCTCAAGAACCAAGGTGCAACTTGTTACATGAATTCTCTTCTGCAGACACTATACCACATTCCTTACTTCAGAAAG GCTGTATACCACATGCCAACAACTGAGAACGATGCGCCCACAGCAAGTATACCTTTGGCTCTCCAAAGTTTGTTTTACAAGCTCCAATATAACGACACCAGTGTTGCGACAAAAGAGCTGACAAAGTCGTTTGGTTGGGACACATATGATTCTTTCATGCAACATGATGTCCAAGAACTCAATCGAGTTCTCTGCGAGAAACTTGAGGACAAAATGAAG GGAACTGTTGTGGAGGGAACAATACAACAGCTATTTGAAGGCCACCATATGAATTATATCGAGTGCATAAATGTAGATTACAAATCTACACGGAAAGAATCATTTTATG ACCTTCAGCTGGATGTTAAAGGCTGCAAGGATGTTTATGCTTCTTTTGACAAATATGTTGAAGTTGAACGCCTTGAAGGAGACAACAAATATCATGCAGAAGGACATGGATTACAG GATGCAAAAAAGGGTGTTCTTTTCATAGACTTTCCACCTGTTCTTCAGCTCCAGCTCAAAAGGTTTGAATATGACTTCATGAGGGATTCCATGGTGAAG ATAAATGATCGGTATGAATTTCCGCTGGAACTGGACCTTGATAGAGAGGATGGGAAGTATTTATCCCCTGATGCTGACAGGAGTGTCCGCAACCTGTATACACTTCACAG TGTCTTAGTTCATAGTGGAGGAGTACATGGTGGGCATTATTACGCATTTATAAGGCCCACGCTGTCAGATCAATG GTATAAATTTGATGATGAACGAGTAACCAAGGAGGATTTGAAAAGGGCATTGGAGGAGCAATATGGTGGTGAAGAAGAG CTACCACAGACTAATCCCGGTTTCAATAACCCTCCTTTCAAATTCACAAAGTACTCGAATGCATATATGCTTGTATATATCCGGGAAAGTGACAAAGATAAAATAATCTGCAACGTTGATGAGAAAGACATTGCTGAACACTTAAGG GTGAGGCTGAAGAAGGAacaagaagaaaaggaagacaaaagaaaatacaagGCACAAGCTCACCTCTTTACGATAATTAAG GTTGCAAGAGATCAAGACCTTAAGGAACAAATTGGAAAGGatatatattttgatcttgTTGATCATGACAAAGTTCGTAGTTTCCGGATCCAGAAACAGACACCGTTTCAACAGTTTAAG GAGGAGGTGGCCAAAGAATTTGGTATACCTGTTCAGTGTCAGAGGTTCTGGATCTGGGCAAAGCGACAAAACCATACCTATCGTCCCAATCGCCCACTTACACCTCAGGAGGAATTACAACCG GTTGGACAAATTAGAGAGGCATCTAACAAGGCAAACACTGCCGAACTTAAGCTGTTTTTGGAAGTAGAGCTTCTG GATGAACGTCCTATTCCTCCGCCGgaaaaatcaaaagaagatattcttcttttctttaagCTTTATGACCCCGAGAAGCCAGAGTTAAG GTATGTTGGCAGACTGATGGTGAAAAGTTCCAGTAAGCCTATGGATATAACTGGAAAACTGAATGAAATGGCTGGCTTTGCTCCTGATGAAGAAATAGAACTTTTTGAG GAAATCAAGTTTGAGCCTGGTGTTATGTGCGAACACCTGGATAAGAAAAATTCATTCAGATTGTGTCAA ATCGAAGATGGAGATATCATTTGCTTTCAGAAACCTGTTGTTAACAAGGAGATTGAATGCCGCTACCCAGCTGTGCCTTCGTTTCTTGAATATGTCCAGAATCGACAG CTGGTCCGATTTCGTGCTCTGGAAAAACCTAAAGAAGATGAATTCGTTCTGGAGTT gTCAAAGTTGCACAGTTATGACGATGTGGTGGAAAGAGTGGCTCAGAAGCTTGGTCTTGACGATCCATCCAAACTTAGGCTTACATCTCACAATTGCTATTCCCAGCAACCCAAGCCTCAGCCTATAAAATACCGTGGAGTAGAGCGTTTGTCAGACATGTTAGTCCACTACAATCAG ACGTCGGATATTTTGTATTATGAAGTTCTTGACATTCCTCTTCCAGAATTGCAAGGTCTTAAAACCTTAAAAGTCGCTTTCCATCATTCCACGAAGGAAGAA GTGGTAATCCACAATATCAGACTACCTAAACAAAGCACAGTCGGAGATGTTATCAATGAATTAAAAACAAAG GTGGAGCTCTCGCATCCAGATGCAGATTTGAGAATACTTGAGGTGTTCTACCACAAGATCTACAAG ATTTTTCCATTAACGGAAAGAATTGAGAATATAAACGACCAATACTGGACTTTGCGAGCTGAAGAG ATTCCGGAAGAAGAGAAAAACATTGGTCCAAATGATCGCTTAATTCTTGTGTACCACTTTGCTAAGGAGACTGGACAGAATCAG CAAGTGCAAAACTTTGGGGAGCCCTTTTTCTTGGTAATCCATGAAGGTGAAACTCTTGAAGAAATTAAGAACCGTATCCAAAAGAAGCTTCATGTATCAGATGAGGACTTTGCCAAG TGGAAGTTTGCCTTCATGTCAATGGGACGTCCGGAGTATTTGCAGGACTCAGATGTTGTTTACAATCGCTTTCAG AGAAGAGATGTGTATGGTGCTTTTGAGCAGTATCTCGGTTTGGAGCACACTGATACTTCTCCTAAGAGGGCTTATACTGCAAACCAG AACCGACACGCTTATGAGAAGCCGGTGAAGATATACAATTAG